The Desulfurobacteriaceae bacterium sequence GGAAGACGAGGTTAAGGTAGGCGATTATGTTATGGTTCATGTTGGAAACGCCATAGAGGTAATAGATGAAAAAGAGGCAGAAGAAATCTGGGAAGTTCTTGATGAGATAATGGAAACTATCGATACAGAGGAAAGTAAAGATGCATGAAACCTCTATAGCTTTTGGACTACTCCAATCTTTGACTAGCCTCGCAGATAAAGAGAATGCAAAGAAGATAACGAAGGTAAGGGTAAAGATAGGGAAACTTTCAGGAATAGTAATCGATTCTTTTGTTTTTGCTTTCGATGCTTTAAAGGGAGATTTTCCAAAGTTAAAAGATACAGAATTAATAGTGGAAGAAGTTCCAATTAGATACAGGTGTAACTCGTGCAAGACAGAATTTGAAACCGATTCAATATACTTTCCTGAATGTATGAAGTGTCAATCTATTGATCTAACTTTGGTAAGCGGGGAAGAACTTGAAGTAGTAGATGTGGAGATTGAGGTTGGCAAATGAAGGCGAAAGAAATTTTTAATAGCCGTTTTGCCATATACTATGAAAAAGTAATAAACAGATTTTCAAGCCCTATTCAGATAGACAGATGGAGAAAAGAGTTAGTAAAAGGTGCTCTAGACTTTTGTCCCAGTGCTTCCGTTATTCTCGATTTTTGTTCTGGTGCAGGAAACGTTGGAAAATTCTTTCTAAAGGAAAAACCGGAAAGCATACTGATAAACTGCGATATCAGTAAACCCCTTTTAGGTCTTGCTAAGGAAAATTTCAAGAAAGAGAGAAATGTTTATTATGTATGTTCGGATAACAGATTCTTTCCAGTAAAGGAATGTTCAGTTGACGTAATTTTCTCTTCTTTCTGTGTTAGAAACTCTCCAGAACCTTTACTAACCATCAAAGAAGCGAAGAGAGTCCTAAAGAACAAAGGAGTGTGGGCAATTTTGGATTTTTTCAAGATAGAAAAGGGAAATTTCTGTACTGTTACAAATAACGTAATCTTTAAGTCGTTTATGAAGC is a genomic window containing:
- a CDS encoding HypC/HybG/HupF family hydrogenase formation chaperone, translating into MCVGVPMRIVEINYPMAVAEAKGVKRTISLMLLPEDEVKVGDYVMVHVGNAIEVIDEKEAEEIWEVLDEIMETIDTEESKDA
- a CDS encoding hydrogenase maturation nickel metallochaperone HypA; the encoded protein is MHETSIAFGLLQSLTSLADKENAKKITKVRVKIGKLSGIVIDSFVFAFDALKGDFPKLKDTELIVEEVPIRYRCNSCKTEFETDSIYFPECMKCQSIDLTLVSGEELEVVDVEIEVGK
- a CDS encoding class I SAM-dependent methyltransferase, with product MKAKEIFNSRFAIYYEKVINRFSSPIQIDRWRKELVKGALDFCPSASVILDFCSGAGNVGKFFLKEKPESILINCDISKPLLGLAKENFKKERNVYYVCSDNRFFPVKECSVDVIFSSFCVRNSPEPLLTIKEAKRVLKNKGVWAILDFFKIEKGNFCTVTNNVIFKSFMKLNKLFLPSNSEAINYLFESIEKFYTVNRFKEILSSYGFKIVRFRNFMGGIASVLIAIKEEV